The region TTTCCATCATGGATTTCGCCCTGCAGGAAAATGATACGGTTTTCCAGCAACAGGTCGTTGAGCGTCATCTGGCGTTGCCGTTGATATTCGGCATAGGCCATCGCCATGGGCCCGACAGGGTCTTGAGGGAATTGTGAATTCATGGTCGTCGATCCTTCCATTACAACGTGCCGTCAAGGACGCCGCGGCACAGGATTAGTCCACCTGCCTGCCCGGTCGCTTCCGGCGAAGCAAACTACGAGAAGTACCCTGTTATTGTCTCCAGTTGGCAGGGGAAGACAACCGTAGAAGACACTTAGACCAGGGGGCGGCGAAGTTTTTGTACCTTCGCTAATCGGTATCCGCCGGAAAATTTTGCCACGGCTAAAGTTTTGCCCGTTGCGTTCCGCTGCGCGACGGCGATTATGGGTCGAGAAGTGTTAAGAGAGGTAAAGTTTCTCTTTGCTTCGTGCTGGCATCGGAGGGGAAGCGAGTTGGGACGGCGGCGGCGATTGTGCTTCCGTGCTGACACATTCGAGCCAACGAAAAAGGCCCCGATGAAATCTCATCGGGGCCTTTTTGAATATCAAGATTCGACGGTACGAATTATTCGGCGTCTTTGGTTTCTTCTTCGGCAGGAGCCGCTTCTTCTCCTTCACCGCAGATCAGCAAGTTGACGGCAGCCGTCTTGCTTTCCTGCAGATCGGCGTCCGCTTCGGTAACTTCCGCTTCGCCTTGGATGAGTTCGATCACCTTATTTTCGATGATCTGGTTTCGCAGCACGTCCATCATGCCGCCCTTTTCCAACTGAGCACGGATGCGACGTGGCGATTCGCCTCGTTGCATAGCGATTTTCATCACTTCCATGTCGTAGTCTTGAGGGCTGTCTTCGACGTTTTCTTCTTCCGCGATGCGTTCCAGGATGAAGTGCTCCTTCAGAGCCTTACGCGTGGAAGCCATGCTGTTTTGACGCAGCTCGTTGCGGTGAGCCTGAATGTCTTCTTCGCCGAAACCAGCCGAACGGAGTTCCATCACGGCACGTTCCAGCTCGCGAGCGGCTTGGCGCTTGAGCAGTTCCGGTGGCAGTTCCCAGTCGGCATCTTTGGTCAGCTCTTCGGTGATTTGCTGACGCAGACGCTGCTGCTGGTAGTAATTCAGCTGACGTTCCATGTCCTGTTTGACGTAATCTCGCAGGTCGCCTTCGCTTTCGAAGCCGCCGATCTGCTTCAGGAAAGCTTCGTCCATCTCTGGCAGTTCGGTTCGCTTGACTTCGAGAACTTCGATTTCCATCTCGACTTCTTTGCCACGCATTGCTTCGTTGGCAGCTTCGTCGCTGATGGTCAGCGTGACGGTCTTCTTGTCGCCAGCTTTCGCTCCGGTCATTTCCTTGCCGAAGTCTTCCCACTTGGCGTCTTGGAAGCTGAGCGTGTCACGCAGGCGGATCGATTCTTCTTCAGCGTGCTCGATCTTCTTGCCGTCGTGCTTGAACGTCAGATTGCAGACCAGGTAATCATCGGCTTCGGCAGCACCTTCATGCGGAACGAGCGAAGCGTAACGACCGAGAACCTGCTTCAGGTGCTTGTCGATGTCTTCCTTCTCGAACCCCTTGGTTGGCTTTTCGAGCTTCAGGCCCTTCCACTTCGGCAGGTCGAATTCAGGACGAACTTCGATATCGAATTCGAAGGTCAGGTCGCCTTCTTCGGGAAGTTCGATGGCCGAGTAGTTGAAGTCAGGTTCGCTAATGGCCGAGAACGACTGATCTTCGGTCGCTTGGGTCATGCTGTCCATCAACAGCGTCCCTTTGACTTGATCTTTCACTTCGGAGCGGAAACGCTTTTCGACCAGCTTCTTAGGGGCATTGCCCTTGCGGAAACCAGGGACGGCAGCGTTGGGGACCATGTCTTCGATGGCGACGTCGAAATAGCGGTCGATGTCGGCGCGAGCCACGGTAACGGTAACGTGACGTTGGCACGAGCTAGGAGCGTCGACCTTCACGTCCAAATCCAACTTCTTAGGACCTTCCGCTTCGGCAACGGCACCTTCAGCGTTTTCGGTTTCAGGCGAACTCATTCAACGATTCCGCAAAGTCTGGGGGTGAAAAACAAGAAACCCGGCCTTAGCTCGGGTCAATTTAGCAATTGAGGTCAATGCAGAATGGGTGGGCTTTTCCTCACCCACGCCGCGAGACTCGTCATTGCGTCTCGTGTGAAACGTGGCGATGCGGCAAAGCCTTTGCCAAGAGCCACATCCACCAGATGTTTTATGTGCTACGCGAGTCGATCGTGACTTGTGCGTACAACATAAAAAGGAAGAGCGGGTGAACGGATTCGAACCGTCGACAACAACGTTGGCAACGTTGTGCTCTACCAACTGAGCTACACCCGCATTTGGAAATCAAATTCCCACTGGGAACGTCATTCCCTCATCTAGGAAAGCACCAGTTTACTGAAATCTCAGAGCTGGTCTACCCGGGGCAAACGATTTTTTCGCTCGCCAGAAAGGAAAGTATGGAAGATGGGTTGGCGATTGTCAACTTAGTGAGGAAGGAAAGCCTTCTAAGGCATTGCCATAAAAGGAGTTAAGGATCGGCGTAGAGAGCCATGCCATGCGACTTCGGCGAATTTCGATCCTGCGGTTTCGAAACGAAAGATGGCTATCGCACCGAAGTGCGTAGCCATCTTGTTTGATTTGCCGGGATAACACCGTTGGCGGATTAGTCCAAGACGTTCGGCTTCGGACCGGCCGGTTTCGGTGGCGGTTTCGGCGCGTTGGGATCAGGTGGTGGAGGCTCGGGACCGAATTTGACTTTCCCGCCAACCCACGTGGTGTATTGCCAGTTCTTGTCGACAGGAGTCCAACCGGCCAGGTAGCCCATTTCGTCGGTGACATGACGTGTCTCGACGTACGCTTCGTAGCTGTCAGGAAGCACGATGAACTTGAAGTAGAACTTCGATGGATCGACGGTGCTCAGGAGGCGTCGAAATCGGGAGCGGGGGCTTTGGATTTCGTTAATCTTGAAACCCTCGTCTTCCTTCGGTGTAAAGCGAAGTCGTGGATCTCTTCCGGATGCGTACATTTCCATGCGGAACCAGTCGTCCGACATGGGACGTTCGTTGAAGTCTTCCACGAATTTCTCGGCGTCGATCCCTTGCTTTGGATCTTTGATGTACTTTCGAGCACCTCGCTCGGCCTGATACTCGGCTCGTTTTCGCGCTGCAGAACGCACAGGATCGTCCACAATCGGATAGACCTGATTGTTGATGCAGAGGAAGATCGCTTCCTTGATTCCTTCTGGTGCTGGTCGAGGATCAGGCAAGTTCACCACTTTGGCCTCCATTTGGGCGCGGGGTGGTGTGTCGTCGAGGGTTGCTTCCAGCTTGGCGATCTCTTCGAGGGCACTATTGAGGTCGCTGGAGAGCTTCTCCCGTTTCTCTTTGTTCTCGTCTGCTTTTTTCGCCATCTCTTGGGCGTCTTTTTGAGCGATGATTGCTTTTTGCAGTTCGCCCTGCTGCGATTTCAAAACGGCTTCCTTGGAAACCGATTCTGATTGCAGCCGCTGGATCAGCATTTCCAAGTCTTGTTCGCTTGGATCCAAATCCTTTAAATCTTTCTCGACTTTCAGCTTGTCTTTCTGCGCTTCTTCGAGGTCTTTGATCAACTGCTCGAGCGCGAGCGGGTCGACGCTCATGCTGTTGGCGATCTGTTTGACCGACTCTTGCATGCCGAGCTGCACCACCACCAGAACGATGATGAGAATGCCCACGACGTTGAACATGGTGTCCAACAGCGAGTCGAGCCCTTCCTCTTCTTCGGCGCCTCTACGCTTTGCCATAGTTCGTTCGTCTTATCGTTAAGGTAACCGCCACGGGCTACGAATTATTCGCTTGTTTGGTGAAGTAGCTCAAGTCGACACGACCGTCGCCGATGACCGGCAGCTTGCCGTTTTTCACACCCTTGGCGTTCGCATAGTTGCGAGCCGTGTTGTAGGTGGAAAGACCGTCGTCACGGATCAAAAAGACGAGCGTGCCATCTTTCTGTCCCTTCACTTTCTCGAGCATCTTGGCGAAATCAGGATTCGTGTTCAGCTCGGCGGTTCGGACTGGAATGGTCTTTCCCGCTTCATGAATCACCACGCGTCCGTCATCGCATTCAATGAAGGATGGCTTGAAGCCAACGCCGCTACCCCCAGGCAGAATCGAATTTTCCGCTTCTTTGGGAGGCAGTTTTCGTTCGGCGATCACCTTCTGTAGCTGAGCGATCTTTTCGCGTCGCCCCTTCAACTCTTCTTCCATCGCCCCGACTTCTTCCGTCAATGCAGCGACGTTGACTTTCGGGCCTTCGATGGAAATGTTCTGCAGCTTTTCCTGCGTTTCATCCAGCTTGGCAAGCAGTTCGGCGAGACGCTTTTTGGCGTCTTCCAGTTTCTTTTGCTCGCTGGAATGCTCGCGTTTGAGCTCTTCTTCTTTTTTCTTCAACTGGTCACGAAGCTTCTCTAGTTCAGCCGTTTCCGATTGGAGTTCCTTTTGTTTCTTCTGGTACTCCATCGCCGCATCGACGGCATCGTTGTCGAGCGATTGAATGGCGATCGTCGCAATGACCATCGCCAATGTTCCAATCACGCATGCCAGCACGCTTAGAAAGGGGAAGAGCGAAATGTCGTCCCCTTCAACTTGTCGGCCCTTGCCCATTAGCGTCTCCCGTTACGTCGGGTCTTCGCTTTGCTTCCACCGCCGAAGCCGAACCAGCCTCCGCCACCGCTGCCGTTGGCCGTTTCCACTTGTTGCACGACGACCGTCTCGTTGCCCAGTTTGTTGAGCACTTCCGTGAGACCACTGAGGCCTTGCTCGACGCCGCCGAGGTACTTCTCAAGACGCTCGGAGGTGTCCGTCATCGTTTCGTTCACTTTGATATGCGAATCGACCGAAGCACTCGCCAGTTGGCCCAAAGTGCTTTGCAGTTGGGCAGCCACTTCCTGCATCTGGTTCAGCTGATCCTGCATCAACGTCTGCTGTTCTTCCTGACGTTTCTGCATGTCGATCGTTTTGGCGTTGACCACTTCCAACAGCTTGTTGGTGGTCTCTTCCTGGCTGTTGAGGATCTTGCCGTTGATCTCGTCCCAACCTTTAGAGGTTTGTTCAGTGATCGTCTGGCCGACAAGTTCCAGCTTCTTGACCCAGGCCTCGAGCTCGCCTTGCTGGGCGGCCATCGCTTCTTCGACAGCTCGGCGGAATACCTTGGTGTCGTAAGGACTTTGCGGCTTGTCTTCGGCCTTTTCGCGACCGTCGTTCAAGCGGCGAATGAGGTTTTCGTTGCAGTATTCGTCGACCCAGTTCAGCACCCCTTCTTCACTTCGTTGCAGCGAGGAAAGCGGGAACTTGATGATCATGCTCATCACCAGCGCGACCAGGGTCGTGTTAAACGCGGTACCCAGACCAGAGAACATCCCTTGCAGTGAAGACGTCAGCTTGTCGAGATCGCCGCCCCCCAGTGCCCCGGAAAGTTCGGTCACCGCAAGACTAATACCAAGCACCGTCCCGATAAAACCCATGGTCGGGATAGCCCAGATCAACACGCGTAGATAGGCGTAACTGGACGAGACGTTGTTGTAGTCGATCTCGGACTGCGAAGCCATCATCGAGGCTGTTTCCGAGGCGTTCTGACGCACACGGAAATGCTGCAAACCACGCAGTACACGGTTGATCAGGAAGCTTTCCCCGTCGTGGCCAGGCAGGCCTTGGATGTGCTCGACAAATTTGCCCAGCGTGTCGACACGAATCTCTTGCGAGATATCGGTCGGCAGGACGTCCATCAACAAGTAGTCCTTCTGTCGCAAGATCTTGCGATGCTTCATCCACAGAATCGTAACGGCCCAGAAGAACAGGAACGTACTAAGCGACTGAATGGCAACCGCTTGAATACCGCCGATCCAGAACAGGCCACCGATGTAAGTTCCCTTCGAGAAGTACATCAGCCCCATGAAGACAATCATCGACACCAGGCCGATCAAGCCTGACACCAACAAGTTGACGTTACTCGGGTCGGTAAAGTCCCCTTCGCTGGTCGATGTGCTTGCGGTCGTGGTGGTTGTTTTCTTCTTCGTGGCCGCGGTCGACTTGCGTGCTCCGCCGGTCTTTACGACAGGACCGCTGGGGGCCGCCGATTCCGAAGAAAGGTTCCCCAGATCCAAGCCACCCCCCGACGAGGACCCACCGCCGCCGAAATCTGGAAGCGAAGGAGAGTCGAGCGACGGCAGTTCGTCTGGCTCTTCCTGGACATGGGGGATATGGACACTCTTTTTGCAGTAAGGGCAATTTCGCTTTTGTCCGGCGAGCTCTTGACGGACTTTGAGCTTCTGACCGCACTCGGGACAATTGAACTGGAAATACATCTGGACCTCGAAAGGAAACGAAGCGCGACAACCGGTCGCAGGTGAGATTAGGGGGCGGAAAAAGCCAGGACGAAGCTGAGAGAACCTCAGTGTTTCATTCTGTGTGCGGGTAGGAGGTGAATCTGGGGTGAGACTATCTCACGCACTGCTGGCCTTTAGTCGTGTTCTTATTCTGATAAACAAATTATTCCCGATTAGACCGGTTTGGGAAAAAATTTGGTCAAAACTTGAGATACGTATCGGCCCAGATCGATTGTTCCGGGTGTAACGGGGCAAAGATTTCCGCACGAGCAGCGAATCACTTACGTGTGAATAGGGAAATGTTCCCAGAATGGGTATTTATTTTCGATTTCACGTAAAATCACGAAGTCCGGCTGACCACTCGGATCGTCTTCCTGGGTGACGATCCGTTTCCAGGTCGATTCCTCAATTCAAGAGTGGAGCCTCTCATGATGCGTTGCTTCGGATTGATATTGCTTAGCACGTTGTTGGTCGGCTGCGACGTTCAGTTTCCGATCGCGAGAAATTCCCCTTATCTCCATTACCGCGATAACCCGGTTCAGCCCATTCCACCCCAAAGCCCGGGCGAAGATGGCTTGCGATACGACTTCAAGATTGTGCATGCCAATCATGGCGGAATCGAACTGCCCAATCCCACCGAGCAAACCGAGGGCGTTTGGATTAATACACCCTCGGATGGAAGTCTGGAGATCGCGTTCCATTCTTATGGCTGGCTGGAAGATGGCGACATTCGTTACGACGACACGACCGAGCGAACGCTAACCGCTTCCGGCCAACTGATTCCCTACTACGACAAAGTCTTTCAAGTCGACTACGACGAGCGTTCGGTTCGTATGACCGAAGTGACGCATCTGATTCCCGAACCGTTTCGTCCACATGAATCATCGCGGGTCGTCGCGCTCGGCGAGCACGACTTCTCGTTGTTTCGTCGGCCGCAGTTTCACACGCATTTGCCCCCAGGAACGGAAGATCATTTCGCGCGGATCTCGGTTTTGAAGATAGAGCCTGAAATCGGGGAAGCCTACGTCGAGTTGTTGCCAACCCATCGCTGGGTGACGGACACGAATCGAGCCGAGGAAGAAACTGGCCTGGTTACAACGAAGCAGCTTCGCATCGGTGATACGTTTGAAGTCGACGGGCACATCGTTCGCTTGGAACGCATCGTGCCGCCGGTCGAGATCCTAGGGGTCGGCATGCCGATCGGTTGGATCGAGCTCAGCGACGTGCAACGTTTCAGCACGGAGCAACAACATGCCGCGCTGTGATTGCCGCATCGCGCTGCTACTTTCCGTTTTGATTGCCGGCTGTGGCAATCCGGCCGAATCGAGTCAGGCACTTCCTGCGTTACCAACGATACTGCCGGCCGAAGATGACATTGGCGTGACCGTTTACGACTGGAAGCATGACGGTTTGGATCGACCATGTCTCATCGCGTTGCCCAATCGATCGCCGGCGCCTGTCGTGGTTCGGTTTCGTCAGTGCGAGATCGATGGTGAAGCAATCGGAGTGATCTTCTTCGACTCGGAGTATGAAATCGAAGTCGGAAATATCTTGTCGGATCAAGCATTGGTGTTTGTCCGGCCAGGCGACATTGTTCCGTTCTACGCTCAGCTTTATCACGTTCACTTCGACGAAAAGAGACTTCAGCTTCGTGACGTAACCCAAGATGTTCCTGCCGAGTTTCATCCGAACACGTCAACGTTGGTCATTAGCCGAAGCGAAGAGAAAATGATTCGCGAACGATTGTTCAATCTGCAGTCGGACCGCTGGGCCGATTACGAACGTGTCCGAGTCACCAAGATTGCGGCCGACGGAAGCGAAGCGAGTTACGTTGGCAAACCCTATCATGGTTCCGACCAGGGCGCTCAGGGTGACGAAGTCATTCGTCCGAACGAAATCGTCCATCGCCGATCAAACGTTGTCAGCAAAGTCGCCAGGATTGTCCCGCCGCAAACGATCGAGGACGTCGGCAATCTTCGGGGCTGGGTAGAGTTTGTTCAGGAAAACGAGTAGGAGTTACTCGAACGCTGACCTAGGATGATGAGAAACAAAGCGTTCTCTTGCTACACGGTTTCCCTGTCATGCTATGAACGA is a window of Bremerella sp. TYQ1 DNA encoding:
- the tig gene encoding trigger factor → MSSPETENAEGAVAEAEGPKKLDLDVKVDAPSSCQRHVTVTVARADIDRYFDVAIEDMVPNAAVPGFRKGNAPKKLVEKRFRSEVKDQVKGTLLMDSMTQATEDQSFSAISEPDFNYSAIELPEEGDLTFEFDIEVRPEFDLPKWKGLKLEKPTKGFEKEDIDKHLKQVLGRYASLVPHEGAAEADDYLVCNLTFKHDGKKIEHAEEESIRLRDTLSFQDAKWEDFGKEMTGAKAGDKKTVTLTISDEAANEAMRGKEVEMEIEVLEVKRTELPEMDEAFLKQIGGFESEGDLRDYVKQDMERQLNYYQQQRLRQQITEELTKDADWELPPELLKRQAARELERAVMELRSAGFGEEDIQAHRNELRQNSMASTRKALKEHFILERIAEEENVEDSPQDYDMEVMKIAMQRGESPRRIRAQLEKGGMMDVLRNQIIENKVIELIQGEAEVTEADADLQESKTAAVNLLICGEGEEAAPAEEETKDAE
- a CDS encoding MotA/TolQ/ExbB proton channel family protein, coding for MYFQFNCPECGQKLKVRQELAGQKRNCPYCKKSVHIPHVQEEPDELPSLDSPSLPDFGGGGSSSGGGLDLGNLSSESAAPSGPVVKTGGARKSTAATKKKTTTTTASTSTSEGDFTDPSNVNLLVSGLIGLVSMIVFMGLMYFSKGTYIGGLFWIGGIQAVAIQSLSTFLFFWAVTILWMKHRKILRQKDYLLMDVLPTDISQEIRVDTLGKFVEHIQGLPGHDGESFLINRVLRGLQHFRVRQNASETASMMASQSEIDYNNVSSSYAYLRVLIWAIPTMGFIGTVLGISLAVTELSGALGGGDLDKLTSSLQGMFSGLGTAFNTTLVALVMSMIIKFPLSSLQRSEEGVLNWVDEYCNENLIRRLNDGREKAEDKPQSPYDTKVFRRAVEEAMAAQQGELEAWVKKLELVGQTITEQTSKGWDEINGKILNSQEETTNKLLEVVNAKTIDMQKRQEEQQTLMQDQLNQMQEVAAQLQSTLGQLASASVDSHIKVNETMTDTSERLEKYLGGVEQGLSGLTEVLNKLGNETVVVQQVETANGSGGGGWFGFGGGSKAKTRRNGRR